A window from Lolium rigidum isolate FL_2022 unplaced genomic scaffold, APGP_CSIRO_Lrig_0.1 contig_21203_1, whole genome shotgun sequence encodes these proteins:
- the LOC124680609 gene encoding uncharacterized protein LOC124680609 isoform X2, translating into MAPSFEATPRRAETTERCASSSSTSWCEESFRSFTNRAQRRRFPESVAVHLLQFRPPSSSSGQTEHTPGVLVFRRTPDVLALVLFRSQPSSSSPTRGFRHGLSIPSSARVSIKSWCSSLTSTMVLQRSGLFLCYRSTDREVFGSNPARGIPSPFCLLFLFSYRGQICFNNRGAFPLSTSDAAAR; encoded by the exons ATGGCGCCGTCGTTCGAGGCCACCCCTCGCCGAGCTGAGACCACCGAAAgatgcgcctcgtcgtcctctacaTCCTGGTGCGAGGAATCGTTCCGAAGCTTCACAAATCGAGCGCAGCGTCGCCGATTCCCCGAGTCGGTCGCCGTCCATCTTCTTCAATTCCGGCCGCCCTCAtcctcctccggccaaaccgAGCACACCCCCGGCGTCCTCGTGTTCAGGCGCACCCCCGACGTCCTCGCGCTCGTCCTGTTTCGGTCGCAGCCATCAAGTTCTTCTCCAACCCGTGGTTTCCGCCATGGCCTCTCCATCCCGAGCTCCGCTCGTGTCTCCATCAAGTCGTGGTGCAGCTCACTCACATCAACAATGGTACTGCAGCGCAGTGGTTTGTTCCTTTGCTACAGAAGTACAGATCGAGAGGTCTTTGGTTCAAATCCTGCCCGAGGCATTCCCTCACCTTTTTGCCTTCTATTTTTGTTCAGTTATCGTGGCCAGATATGCTTCAATAACCGTGGAGCCTTTCCACTTTCAACATCAGATGCAGCAGCCAGATG A
- the LOC124680609 gene encoding uncharacterized protein LOC124680609 isoform X3, which produces MAPSFEATPRRAETTERCASSSSTSWCEESFRSFTNRAQRRRFPESVAVHLLQFRPPSSSSGQTEHTPGVLVFRRTPDVLALVLFRSQPSSSSPTRGFRHGLSIPSSARVSIKSWCSSLTSTMVLQRSVIVARYASITVEPFHFQHQMQQPDDLLDLMLNGPQPRPSDAAR; this is translated from the exons ATGGCGCCGTCGTTCGAGGCCACCCCTCGCCGAGCTGAGACCACCGAAAgatgcgcctcgtcgtcctctacaTCCTGGTGCGAGGAATCGTTCCGAAGCTTCACAAATCGAGCGCAGCGTCGCCGATTCCCCGAGTCGGTCGCCGTCCATCTTCTTCAATTCCGGCCGCCCTCAtcctcctccggccaaaccgAGCACACCCCCGGCGTCCTCGTGTTCAGGCGCACCCCCGACGTCCTCGCGCTCGTCCTGTTTCGGTCGCAGCCATCAAGTTCTTCTCCAACCCGTGGTTTCCGCCATGGCCTCTCCATCCCGAGCTCCGCTCGTGTCTCCATCAAGTCGTGGTGCAGCTCACTCACATCAACAATGGTACTGCAGCGCAGTG TTATCGTGGCCAGATATGCTTCAATAACCGTGGAGCCTTTCCACTTTCAACATCAGATGCAGCAGCCAGATG ATCTGTTAGATCTTATGCTGAATGGGCCTCAGCCCAGACCCTCCGACGCAGCCCGCTAA
- the LOC124680609 gene encoding uncharacterized protein LOC124680609 isoform X1 yields the protein MAPSFEATPRRAETTERCASSSSTSWCEESFRSFTNRAQRRRFPESVAVHLLQFRPPSSSSGQTEHTPGVLVFRRTPDVLALVLFRSQPSSSSPTRGFRHGLSIPSSARVSIKSWCSSLTSTMVLQRSVIVARYASITVEPFHFQHQMQQPDGSFPCLDPGDPEFNLHHMQIKPISFCSVLPDLLDLMLNGPQPRPSDAAR from the exons ATGGCGCCGTCGTTCGAGGCCACCCCTCGCCGAGCTGAGACCACCGAAAgatgcgcctcgtcgtcctctacaTCCTGGTGCGAGGAATCGTTCCGAAGCTTCACAAATCGAGCGCAGCGTCGCCGATTCCCCGAGTCGGTCGCCGTCCATCTTCTTCAATTCCGGCCGCCCTCAtcctcctccggccaaaccgAGCACACCCCCGGCGTCCTCGTGTTCAGGCGCACCCCCGACGTCCTCGCGCTCGTCCTGTTTCGGTCGCAGCCATCAAGTTCTTCTCCAACCCGTGGTTTCCGCCATGGCCTCTCCATCCCGAGCTCCGCTCGTGTCTCCATCAAGTCGTGGTGCAGCTCACTCACATCAACAATGGTACTGCAGCGCAGTG TTATCGTGGCCAGATATGCTTCAATAACCGTGGAGCCTTTCCACTTTCAACATCAGATGCAGCAGCCAGATGGTTCGTTCCCTTGCCTGGATCCTGGAGATCCTGAGTTCAATTTGCACCACATGCAAATTAAGCCCATCTCTTTTTGCTCTGTTTTACCAGATCTGTTAGATCTTATGCTGAATGGGCCTCAGCCCAGACCCTCCGACGCAGCCCGCTAA
- the LOC124680609 gene encoding uncharacterized protein LOC124680609 isoform X4, whose product MRLVVLYILVRGIVPKLHKSSAASPIPRVGRRPSSSIPAALILLRPNRAHPRRPRVQAHPRRPRARPVSVAAIKFFSNPWFPPWPLHPELRSCLHQVVVQLTHINNVIVARYASITVEPFHFQHQMQQPDDLLDLMLNGPQPRPSDAAR is encoded by the exons atgcgcctcgtcgtcctctacaTCCTGGTGCGAGGAATCGTTCCGAAGCTTCACAAATCGAGCGCAGCGTCGCCGATTCCCCGAGTCGGTCGCCGTCCATCTTCTTCAATTCCGGCCGCCCTCAtcctcctccggccaaaccgAGCACACCCCCGGCGTCCTCGTGTTCAGGCGCACCCCCGACGTCCTCGCGCTCGTCCTGTTTCGGTCGCAGCCATCAAGTTCTTCTCCAACCCGTGGTTTCCGCCATGGCCTCTCCATCCCGAGCTCCGCTCGTGTCTCCATCAAGTCGTGGTGCAGCTCACTCACATCAACAATG TTATCGTGGCCAGATATGCTTCAATAACCGTGGAGCCTTTCCACTTTCAACATCAGATGCAGCAGCCAGATG ATCTGTTAGATCTTATGCTGAATGGGCCTCAGCCCAGACCCTCCGACGCAGCCCGCTAA